The following are encoded together in the Methanosarcina flavescens genome:
- a CDS encoding AAA family ATPase: MRPVSQRVNAKKTHENNTEFGKSTSELLILKPEGYPLSGMMDEYPVIENRDVFEFYAREQWNGYVARKGDYLFDRRMFPDFAYRIIDVEPAESVIGSSTSIIVTEEENGLPSSAEIKSSVKFEDVIGQELAKQKCRLIERFLEEPERFGKWAPRNILFFGPSGTGKTMLAKALANKTNVPIIPVKATQLIGEYVGDGARQIHQLYDRAEEMAPCIIFIDELDAIALDRKFQELRGDVSEIVNALLTEMDGIVERDGVCTICSTNRIYTLDSAIRSRFEEEIEFVLPGEEEILRIFESNVKTFPLQVEGCDFQALAKKANGLSGRDIVEKVLKTALHQAIIEDREIVTIKDFENALAKLSRKDLPEGPSELYI, from the coding sequence GTGCGACCAGTCTCACAAAGAGTGAACGCGAAAAAGACTCATGAAAACAATACCGAGTTTGGAAAATCTACCTCTGAGCTTCTTATCCTGAAGCCCGAAGGTTATCCGTTAAGTGGCATGATGGATGAATATCCTGTTATTGAAAATCGGGATGTTTTTGAATTCTATGCCAGAGAACAGTGGAACGGGTATGTTGCCCGCAAAGGAGATTATCTCTTTGACAGGCGAATGTTCCCGGATTTTGCTTACCGCATTATAGATGTGGAACCTGCAGAGTCCGTAATAGGAAGTTCAACTTCAATTATCGTTACTGAGGAAGAAAACGGGCTTCCTTCCTCGGCAGAAATAAAGAGCAGCGTAAAATTTGAAGATGTAATCGGGCAGGAGCTTGCAAAACAAAAGTGCAGGCTGATTGAACGCTTCCTTGAAGAGCCCGAACGCTTTGGGAAATGGGCGCCAAGAAATATCCTTTTTTTCGGGCCTTCAGGTACCGGAAAAACCATGCTTGCAAAGGCTCTTGCTAACAAGACCAATGTACCTATCATTCCGGTCAAGGCTACACAGCTAATAGGAGAATATGTGGGAGATGGAGCCCGCCAGATCCACCAGCTTTATGACAGAGCAGAAGAGATGGCTCCATGTATAATCTTTATAGATGAGCTTGATGCCATAGCTCTGGACCGGAAATTTCAGGAGTTGAGAGGAGACGTAAGTGAAATTGTAAACGCTTTACTGACCGAAATGGATGGTATAGTGGAGCGCGACGGAGTATGTACTATCTGCTCCACAAACAGGATTTATACCCTTGATTCTGCTATAAGAAGCCGATTTGAAGAAGAAATTGAATTCGTACTTCCCGGAGAAGAAGAGATCCTCAGGATATTTGAATCGAATGTAAAAACCTTCCCCCTGCAAGTGGAGGGCTGTGACTTCCAGGCTCTTGCGAAGAAAGCAAACGGGCTTTCGGGTAGAGACATTGTGGAAAAAGTTTTAAAAACCGCTCTTCATCAAGCAATAATAGAAGACCGGGAGATAGTAACAATCAAAGATTTTGAAAACGCGCTTGCAAAACTTAGCAGGAAAGACCTCCCAGAGGGACCTTCAGAACTTTATATTTAA